The genomic segment GAACCTTTAATTTAATGTGACGCTGCAGtgtcttagcataaagactggaaacaggtagcttagcttagcataaagactggaaacagggggaaacaggtagcttagcttagcataaagactggaaacagggggaaacaggtagcttagcttagcataaagactggaaacagggggaaacaggtagcttagcctagcataaagactggaaatggggaaacaggtagcttagcttagcataaagactggaaacagggggaaacagatagcttagcttagcataaagactggaaacaggtaaacagcttagcttagcatcgATTAATGGACTAGCTGCTGCAGCTCTAAAGGGAAACATCTGGTTTGTTGTTGATGCTGTTTGGGCTGACTCAGAATCAGCAccgtctctgtctgtttgttccAGTACCTGAAGAACGACAACACAAAGAATAAATACGAAAACTGGCCCGAGCTCATCGAACTACAAGGATGCATCCCCAAATACCTGGAGTGACCTGCCGGCTCATCCGAAAGgaatatttcaacttttaaaaCCAACTACAGGAACAGAAACGTGTTTGTAGGACTGAGTTGGGAACAGCTGATATTTGTACAATAAGAAGACGAGTCACTGTGGAAAAAAACCGATGAACTTTTCcccaaaatacttttatttttcttgattttaaccattttttatTGGCGTCTGAAGGACGGTGTGCATCAAGACAAGGATTTACCCTACGTCGGCCATATTGTTTATCcttgaaaaaaaatccagcgcatatgtttttctgcaaaaacaaaCGTTTTGTTCCAAGTTAACTTTATTTGTGTGAAAAGCTTATTATCTCCAGCAGCAGTTAACGTGTAAAATGAATAGCAATCTCATGTATTtataatgtataaatatataaataataagaatCTGGATCCTACAGACACGTTATTCATCATGACCAGTACTATCAACACATCTCAGACGGGGTGTGATTGAAATTTGATGAATAACTTTCACTAAAAGTGAAGGATTTTTGCTTTTACGTTTCACTGAAGTCAAAGATTTCCGTTTCAGCAGTTTGATAATAAGCCTACATGAACACGAGTAAAGCTTTAAGGGAATATAGCCTGCAGAACAGATTCTTTTGATGGTTTCCTACGATGTTTGTTATAGTGTCGTATAGTATTTttatcatgtgtgtgtgttggagtgtgAACTGTGGATCTGCTGTGGCGTGTAAACAGCCAGCACGACTTTAGATTTGAACTGTAATagttcagtggtggaaagtaactaacgcatcaataattataatccaggaATATAATAATTCTATaatgggccgttctgcataacgagtacttttacttttgatactttaagtatatttcgatgatgatacttttgtactttgacTTGGGTACAAGATCTGAGTACTGGAGGAGGTGCGATATTTACCAGCTGATGAATAAAAGCACTCTCTGCTCAGACTGTTGTCTTAAGTTAATGTATTACAGTTCTGGTACCAGGAAGCCGGCTGCACACATCATAAACCGTAGTGTCACCTGTATGGCTCTACTTAGCCCTTAAAGGAGCAGTTCACCCAAAATCTAAACTACACATGTCTCCTCTCACCTGCAGAGCTGTTTATCACCTGGATAGTTTCGGTGCGAGCTGCAGaggtttggagatatcggccgtagagatgtctgcattggGACTACATGGCGCTCAGCtcgtggagctcaaagcgccaaagaAATACGAGCGCcatgtagtcccattatattcaaacaatgcaaacatctctacaggtgagaggagacgTGTGTGGTTTAGATTTTGGGgagaactgtccctttaagggcGTGTGGTATTAAAAAGAAACTGATGTTAATGTGCACTTATGTCAAGAAATATGTGGATAGAAGAGTCGGTTTTCATGTTTCTCTtgtatggacacacacacacacacacacacacacacacacacacacacacacgtctacaAGACTAAACAAAAGTACATCCATTTCTGTCTGGGTAATTAAATTCAAACATGTCCTCATTAGTGTCCATCCAAAGCTCTGTCTGATTCTTGCAGGGCTGACGCTGCATGCTCCATCATTATCAGATCTCTAAAGTCCTTTAAGTGTCCTCACTTCCCAGTTCAGAAGTATTACACAGTACGTTTCACTGTAAGAAAAGCTATCAgttgttgtgttattgtgtttaATTCCATCCACTCTGATCCCTAACAgacattaaacaacaaaatataaagacaaatcgattaatcgattaatcaagaaaatagcATGGAGATTTAcagataatgacaataataactagttgcagccataataatattaaaatgtgatACAGTCCTGATCTGTCTTTACTCTACAGGCTATACGACTGTTGTTTCTCTTCGTTCTTAATTTTACACTCGACCCCAACATGAGCTGCAATgatgatgtacagtacataacCACAATACAAACTGTGTAAATAAATCATTGTCACGTTcatgtatttataattttatgtatttataatatGCAGTGTTAAAATAAGCCTGTTTTACACTTATTTTGTTACTAAATATTCAGTTCAGGAAAGATGAGACCTGTTTCCGCCCGACCCTAAACCTCGTATCTGATTGGCTATACCAACCGCCAATGAGCATAAAGGAAAGGAGCCGaagatctgattggctgcccCACAGCGTCATGTCTGCCGCAAACAGAGAATAAGACGAAGCTGATTGGCGGGACGAGTAAAATAAGTCTTAATGGCGGAGCCTTGTGCTATCGGAAGTGTAGTAATGtgctctgttttctgtgtcagTAACTGGTGAATACatttgaattgtgtgttttatgtgtcaGTACAGGCTCTAAATGGCCACGTTAGTTCTGGACAACGGAGCCTATACGGCGAAAATAGGATACAGTCACGAGAAAGTCAGGTAAGTTTATGTTAGCAAGGTAGCTAACGTTACCGCTAATGATAATAAACAGTCGGTCAAGCTAATATAGTTTATAAAGTCCGCTTTTAATGATCAGTAATATACATAAAGTAACGTTAGGCATCGCCCTAAGAGACAGCAGCGTTCCTGTCTCTTGTGCGGAGAAAACCTAACGTCAAACTCCGTTCAAAAACGGTCGTTTTGATGTTTTCAGTGGTTTTTAATAAACAAACCCACGATGCAGAACATCACTTAAGGccaaatatgaagcttcagGGCTCGAACTGAAATTCGGCGTAGGGTGAATACACCAAGAGGCCTTTATACAGGCGACATGTTGAGTTTTAGACAGGTTTTAGATTTTGCCAGATATTCTAAAGTGTGGCgtggaaaaacaacagctttGTATTCATCATAGTGTCTAGGATACAACAACAAAGATGGGAGTTTGggatgtatttttattgttgtttttgctcttaagacaatacaaatacacagaagCAATTTATACTAGTTATCTATAAAACACAGTGCGATACACCGTTAAAAGTCACACATTAAGAACACAGTACAATGCTTTCActtttgttaaaaacattttcttttcaccttAAAGTCAGTTTGGCTAATTGTGGTAGTTTCTCCGTTTAAATAAGAATGAATGAACTGCTGATGGTGATTTTTAGTCAAGTTTAAGTTGAATGTAATCACTAAAAGCTAAGAATTCACCATAAACTGGGAGACTGATTATGAAGACAATGCTTGATATCACAGATTGACACTGAGCTCATTTCTGAAGCACTAAATGTGATCTTTTGCGGTCACTGACACCTGTATTTAAAGATCATTGCTTTCTGATAATAAAGGCAGCAGAGCAAAGCCACCTAATGTGTATTTATTGCCAGTCTTCAGCACCCGGCGGTCAGATCCCCGAGGCTTTCTCAGCGGgacctttctctctttctccctcagcGTCATCCCAAACTGCCAGTTTCGCTCCAAGACGTCCAGATTAAAAACCTTCACAGCCAATCAGCTTGATGAGATCAAAGACCCGTCGGGTCTCTTTTACATCCTCCCCTTCCAGAAGGTGAGCGAGTGTAACCGCACGTAGAGGCCGCAGCTTTACAGTATCCGGTCCCGTCTGGACCCTTTCAGAGGTTCGTTCTCATGTGCTCGCTCCTGTTCTTTCTCTTCAGGGTTATCTCGTCAACTGGGACGTCCAGAGGAAAGTGTGGGATCATCTGTTTGGAAAGGAGATGTTTAAGGTTTATAGTTGGCTTCATATTTGTCCACCATGTCTTTTCTTCACCAAGGCTTTTTGGTTTGTTCTTCTGGAAACGTGGGGAATATTCATTGTCTACTAATCTGATCTCATGTGAtttcgtctcctcctcctcctcctcctcctcctcctcctcctcggctGTGGGCTCCTCTGGGTCCAGGTGGAGTTCGCAGACACCAGCGTCATCATCACCGAGCCGTACTTCAACTTCACCTCCATTCAGGAGTCGATGAATGAGATCCTGTTCGAGGAGTACCAGTTCCAGTCGGCTCTCAGAATAAACGGTGAGTCAAACTGGACGTTTAACAAATCTAGTGAGACGGCGCTTTATTTCTGCACCTACCGATTCCATTTTCATTGATTAATCGAACGACTAATTTATCGTTTATtccaaagattatttttttattacttgattaatatagcaattaatttacccaaaaataaatatcaaaaacttgtgTCAttaatttttcaacatttaattcaataatTAAAGTATGCACTGCGGGGCGTTATTCTGCAACAAACGTGTATTTGTCTGCTGATGAATATTCTAATATCTgcaagaataaattaatatattacccTGTTTCTAGcaggttatttcttatgtcaCCTTTTCAATTCTACAtgattctccaccttattttagtgtttactcacaaacctttaatctgctcaccttgcttttcccttcacttctccacacacacacacacacacacacacacacacacacacacacacacacacacacacacacacctacacctgcTCGCCCCGCCTCTTCCTGTTTCTTCTTCCCTGCTTCCTGTAATAAAAGACCACCAAAGGGAGCGATTACATTGATTGCACTGCAGCGACTTATTCGTAATGTCTGATGTGATATGTGATTGTTTTGTCTTCTGTATTAGGCGTCTCACACTGCACTTTGCCCCGGGCTAAAAGCAGTCTCAAAACCTTCTTAGTCCCAGACTAGCCCCCTTTCACACTGGCACAATCCTGGCACATTCTTACCCCGCCTTTAGGGCTCGCTGCTCCGGAGCGGGGTTAGCCCAGAGTTTGCGAGGTTATCTCCTGAAAATTGACTGAACGTGGGGTCAAAAGGTGTCCGTGTGAAGCGGGTAAACAGATGTAAACATTAGGGACATTTAGCCCAGCTAGCAGACGTGCAGAGTGAATCCTACAGCCCTGGGTTAAAGGGGGGGGGTGAAAAGGGGCTACGTTATTCCAGGAAGATGCAGTGTGAGAAGCCTCTTCTTCTATATTCTGATGATGAAGtgaaatcagtcagtcagtgttctGGCTGGCAGATATCAGCTGTGTCTACTCTCTGCTGGTCTGTGTTCTCCAGCGGGTTCTCTCAGCGCTCATCACTACTTCCACTCTAAACCCTCGGTGCTCTGCTGTTTGGTGGTGGACAGTGGCTTCTCCTTCACCCACATCGCCCCCTACTGCCGCAGCAAGAAAATGAAGGAGGGCATCCGCAGGTCAGAGGACTGCAGCAACATCATTaacctgcaacaacaacaacaacaacaaaatgctgATTGGTTTGTTCTGTCTTCCAGGATCAATGTAGGAGGGAAGCTACTGACCAATCACCTGAAGGAAATCATTTCATATCGGTGAGTTGACCTCAGCACTGCTGTTGTCTCGTTGTTTGGTTTGactctgtggctctcagctggTAGAACAGCGGCTCTCTTCATACAgatcaaataaaactaaataatctCTCTCGTCCTCGCAGCCAGTTACACGTCATGGATGAAACTCATGTGATCAACCAAGTGAAAGAAGACGTCTGCTACGTCTCCCAGCAGTTTTACAGCGACATGGAAATGGCACAGTAAGCCCAGACacaccacagaaacacagacagcagattTAACTAAACAGATTTcaggcttagcttagcataaagactggaaacagctagcccggctctgtccaaaggtgacaaaCTCCACCTCCCAGCTCCTCTAACGCTCTCTGATTAACATGTTCTCTCTTGTTTGCTTCATCTGTACAAATCAAATATGTCCGTCGGCCAGCTGGACTAGATGAAGCACTTTCTCCGCTGTCATCTTCATCCTGAGCTCACTGACTGCCTGCAGCCCGTAGTGCGGTGTTTCATCAGGAAGTCCCTGATGAAGTGAGTGACAGTTGTTCTGTGTGGTCTGTTGTCAGGATGAAGGGGGACGAAAACACTGCGATGAGGGATTATGTTCTCCCAGATTTCAGCTCCATCAAAAAAGGCTTCTGCAAGGTGAGAAAGCATTTTCAGTATCTGTCTTTGTAGGTTGATATTACAGAGTGACGTGTCTGCTGCTGTCCTCGTTGGTCCACCAGCCACGAGAG from the Siniperca chuatsi isolate FFG_IHB_CAS linkage group LG4, ASM2008510v1, whole genome shotgun sequence genome contains:
- the actr6 gene encoding actin-related protein 6 isoform X2 → MATLVLDNGAYTAKIGYSHEKVSVIPNCQFRSKTSRLKTFTANQLDEIKDPSGLFYILPFQKGYLVNWDVQRKVWDHLFGKEMFKVEFADTSVIITEPYFNFTSIQESMNEILFEEYQFQSALRINAGSLSAHHYFHSKPSVLCCLVVDSGFSFTHIAPYCRSKKMKEGIRRINVGGKLLTNHLKEIISYRQLHVMDETHVINQVKEDVCYVSQQFYSDMEMAQMKGDENTAMRDYVLPDFSSIKKGFCKPREEMVFSGKYKTGEQILRLANERFAVPEMLFHPSDIGIQEMGIPEAIVHSIQSLPEVRSVIHGKEGSCWPTIRTTTRSW
- the actr6 gene encoding actin-related protein 6 isoform X1, which produces MATLVLDNGAYTAKIGYSHEKVSVIPNCQFRSKTSRLKTFTANQLDEIKDPSGLFYILPFQKGYLVNWDVQRKVWDHLFGKEMFKVEFADTSVIITEPYFNFTSIQESMNEILFEEYQFQSALRINAGSLSAHHYFHSKPSVLCCLVVDSGFSFTHIAPYCRSKKMKEGIRRINVGGKLLTNHLKEIISYRQLHVMDETHVINQVKEDVCYVSQQFYSDMEMAQMKGDENTAMRDYVLPDFSSIKKGFCKPREEMVFSGKYKTGEQILRLANERFAVPEMLFHPSDIGIQEMGIPEAIVHSIQSLPEDMQPHFYQNIVLTGGNTLFPGFRERLEAELRSLAPAHLPVSVLLPANPICYSWEGGKLLAHNPDYDEIVVTREDYEENGHCVCEEKFDI